The following are encoded in a window of Miltoncostaea marina genomic DNA:
- a CDS encoding nitroreductase family protein, translating into MDALEAIRMRRSVRRYTDRPVADEDLDELLRLALLAPTGGMAQAWSILVVREPQTRAALAELIMRGGAEYFRIARPAAEGATPEEHAEWARGYAAQALGTYPQVPVWLVGLRVPRHSYPEGHETFERDADIVSVGFMFENLMVAARAKGLGTVPTVFQWFVEAEFRALLGIPDELEAPLVTPLGYPEEFPSGLPPALAAARRPWRTLVHDDRWGRPRA; encoded by the coding sequence ATGGACGCGCTCGAGGCCATCCGCATGCGGCGCAGCGTGCGGCGCTACACCGACCGGCCCGTGGCCGATGAGGACCTCGACGAGCTGCTGCGGCTGGCGCTGCTGGCGCCCACGGGCGGCATGGCCCAGGCCTGGAGCATCCTCGTCGTGCGCGAGCCGCAGACGCGCGCCGCGCTGGCGGAGCTGATCATGCGCGGCGGGGCCGAGTACTTCCGCATCGCGCGGCCGGCGGCCGAGGGCGCGACGCCCGAGGAGCACGCCGAGTGGGCGCGCGGCTACGCCGCCCAGGCGCTCGGCACCTACCCGCAGGTGCCCGTCTGGCTGGTCGGGCTGCGCGTGCCGCGCCACTCCTACCCGGAGGGCCACGAGACCTTCGAGCGCGACGCCGACATCGTGTCGGTGGGCTTCATGTTCGAGAACCTCATGGTGGCCGCCCGGGCCAAGGGCCTCGGCACCGTGCCCACCGTCTTCCAGTGGTTCGTCGAGGCCGAGTTCCGGGCGCTGCTGGGCATCCCCGACGAGCTCGAGGCGCCCCTCGTGACGCCGCTCGGATACCCCGAGGAGTTCCCGTCGGGGCTGCCGCCCGCCCTGGCGGCGGCGCGCCGGCCGTGGCGCACCCTGGTGCACGACGACCGCTGGGGGCGCCCCCGGGCGTAG
- a CDS encoding class I SAM-dependent methyltransferase, with protein MGEPAEKAGLRNAWGRVADAYEDAWAERTAHLTATGLDLLAAPAGGRGLDVACGPGLTTVALAERLDGGEALGVDFAPAMVERATARHGARPGVAFAVDDAERLGQPDAAFDVVTCSFGLMYCYDATAAVRHMARVVRPGGRVLNVVWGRAARVWFVPVIELIESRAEYYSAVCPMMFFYGLPGVLPRMLGEAGLEPVEARALDARMRFPGVADAVETAIAAGPLWGLFANRLDARAQAEVREALAAHVESLAEPDGAGIALPAEAVVVVAGRPGG; from the coding sequence ATGGGCGAGCCCGCGGAGAAGGCCGGCCTGCGGAACGCGTGGGGGCGGGTGGCCGACGCCTACGAGGACGCCTGGGCCGAGCGCACCGCCCACCTCACCGCCACCGGGCTGGACCTGCTGGCCGCCCCGGCGGGCGGGCGCGGGCTGGACGTGGCCTGCGGCCCGGGGCTGACGACCGTCGCCCTGGCGGAGCGGCTCGACGGCGGCGAGGCCCTCGGCGTGGACTTCGCGCCCGCGATGGTGGAGCGCGCGACCGCGCGCCACGGCGCCCGCCCCGGGGTGGCCTTCGCGGTGGACGACGCCGAGCGGCTCGGGCAGCCCGACGCCGCCTTCGACGTGGTCACGTGCAGCTTCGGGCTCATGTACTGCTACGACGCCACGGCGGCCGTCCGGCACATGGCCCGCGTCGTGCGCCCGGGCGGGCGGGTGCTCAACGTGGTGTGGGGCCGGGCGGCGCGGGTCTGGTTCGTGCCCGTGATCGAGCTCATCGAGAGCCGGGCGGAGTACTACTCGGCCGTCTGCCCGATGATGTTCTTCTACGGCCTGCCGGGCGTGCTGCCGCGGATGCTCGGCGAGGCCGGCCTCGAGCCCGTGGAGGCGCGGGCGCTCGACGCCCGCATGCGCTTCCCCGGCGTGGCCGACGCCGTGGAGACCGCGATCGCCGCGGGCCCGCTGTGGGGCCTGTTCGCCAACCGGCTGGACGCGCGCGCCCAGGCCGAGGTGCGGGAGGCGCTCGCGGCGCACGTCGAGTCGCTCGCCGAGCCGGACGGCGCCGGCATCGCGCTGCCCGCGGAGGCGGTCGTCGTGGTGGCCGGACGACCGGGCGGGTGA
- a CDS encoding DUF4389 domain-containing protein: MDHPIRLHVTDDLRRTRLTVAFRIILVIPHAIWLALWGIVVALAAIVSWFATLFAGRTPQGLHDFIAQFLRYSAQVSGYLFFLADPYPGFLGDRPYDADLAIAPPAPQNRWKTGFRIVLVIPALIVAQVLGYLLEVLGIIAWFACLFTGAMPLGLRNLVAWIIRFTAQTHGYALLLTDRYPSFSTDVEA, translated from the coding sequence ATGGACCACCCCATCCGCCTCCACGTCACCGACGACCTGCGGCGCACGCGCCTGACCGTCGCGTTCCGCATCATCCTCGTCATCCCGCACGCCATCTGGCTGGCGCTGTGGGGCATCGTGGTGGCCCTGGCGGCGATCGTGAGCTGGTTCGCGACCCTGTTCGCCGGCAGGACGCCCCAGGGGCTGCACGACTTCATCGCCCAGTTCCTGCGCTACAGCGCGCAGGTGTCGGGATACCTGTTCTTCCTGGCCGACCCCTACCCCGGCTTCCTCGGCGACCGGCCCTACGACGCCGACCTGGCGATCGCCCCGCCGGCGCCGCAGAACCGGTGGAAGACGGGCTTTCGCATCGTGCTCGTGATCCCGGCGCTGATCGTGGCGCAGGTGCTCGGGTACCTGCTCGAGGTGCTCGGCATCATCGCCTGGTTCGCGTGCCTGTTCACGGGCGCGATGCCCCTCGGGCTGCGCAACCTCGTGGCCTGGATCATCCGCTTCACCGCGCAGACGCACGGCTACGCGCTGCTGCTGACCGACCGCTACCCGAGCTTCTCCACCGACGTCGAGGCGTAG
- a CDS encoding 6-phosphofructokinase, with the protein MRIGMLTGGGDCPGLNAVIRAAVRVGLQHGHEHVGLHGGWRGLLQRDTQPLDRDVVGPILTRGGTILGSSRTNPFKDPDGGERCVRAFADLGLDALIAIGGEDTLGVARRLHDEHGLNVIGVPKTIDNDLSGTDYTFGFWTAVQIASDAIDRLHTTAESHDRVIVVEVMGRHAGWIALEAGTAGGAHVILIPEQRPDVAEVCRRVTERRERGRRYAIVVVSEGVVLGDEDAGGEVDEFGHVQLAKQSVGERLAELISERTGAEARPVVLGHVQRGGTPIAYDRVLATRYGAQAATLAAERRYGRMVALQGGRITDIPLSDAVSVLKTVPEDVYRATAQVIAGP; encoded by the coding sequence ATGCGAATCGGAATGCTCACCGGAGGAGGCGACTGCCCCGGCCTGAACGCCGTCATCCGGGCGGCGGTGCGGGTGGGCCTGCAGCACGGCCACGAGCACGTCGGCCTGCACGGCGGCTGGCGCGGGCTGCTGCAGCGCGACACCCAGCCGCTCGACCGCGACGTCGTCGGACCGATCCTGACGCGCGGCGGCACGATCCTGGGCAGCTCCCGCACAAACCCGTTCAAGGACCCCGACGGCGGCGAGCGCTGCGTCCGGGCCTTCGCCGACCTGGGCCTCGACGCCCTGATCGCCATCGGCGGCGAGGACACGCTCGGGGTGGCGCGGCGCCTGCACGACGAGCACGGCCTCAACGTGATCGGCGTGCCGAAGACGATCGACAACGACCTGTCCGGCACCGACTACACGTTCGGCTTCTGGACCGCGGTGCAGATCGCCAGCGACGCGATCGACCGCCTCCACACCACGGCCGAGTCGCACGACCGCGTGATCGTGGTCGAGGTGATGGGCCGCCACGCCGGGTGGATCGCCCTCGAGGCCGGCACGGCCGGCGGCGCGCACGTGATCCTGATCCCGGAGCAGCGGCCCGACGTGGCCGAGGTCTGCCGGCGGGTCACCGAGCGCCGCGAGCGCGGGCGCCGCTACGCGATCGTGGTCGTCAGCGAGGGCGTCGTGCTGGGCGACGAGGACGCCGGCGGCGAGGTCGACGAGTTCGGGCACGTGCAGCTCGCCAAGCAGAGCGTCGGCGAGCGCCTCGCCGAGCTCATCTCCGAGCGCACCGGCGCCGAGGCGCGCCCGGTGGTGCTGGGCCACGTGCAGCGCGGCGGCACGCCGATCGCCTACGACCGCGTGCTGGCCACCCGCTACGGCGCGCAGGCCGCCACGCTGGCGGCGGAGCGCCGCTACGGCCGGATGGTCGCGCTGCAGGGCGGCCGCATCACCGACATCCCCCTCTCCGACGCGGTGAGCGTGCTCAAGACCGTGCCGGAGGACGTCTACCGGGCCACCGCGCAGGTGATCGCGGGCCCGTAG
- a CDS encoding NADPH-dependent FMN reductase: MTTYSVGYFIGSLSRRSINRVLSRALIRLAPAELEFREIPIADLPLYNHDLDEDYPPQARALKDAIAASDAIMFVTPEYNRSIPGALKNAIDWASRPWGQNSFARKPTAVIGASPGAIGTAVAQQSLRAVLAFCNAPQMTSPEAYIQMRPGLIGESGEVTDPSTEAFLRDWVSEFHVFITRVHAVLPQD, from the coding sequence ATGACCACGTACTCGGTCGGCTACTTCATCGGCAGCCTCTCGCGGCGGTCGATCAACCGGGTGCTCTCGAGGGCGCTCATCCGCCTGGCGCCGGCGGAGCTCGAGTTCCGCGAGATCCCGATCGCCGACCTGCCGCTCTACAACCACGACCTCGACGAGGACTACCCGCCGCAGGCCCGTGCGCTGAAGGACGCGATCGCCGCGAGCGACGCGATCATGTTCGTCACGCCCGAGTACAACCGCTCCATCCCGGGCGCCCTCAAGAACGCGATCGACTGGGCCAGCAGGCCCTGGGGCCAGAACTCGTTCGCGCGCAAGCCGACGGCCGTGATCGGCGCCTCGCCGGGCGCGATCGGCACGGCCGTGGCCCAGCAGAGCCTGCGCGCCGTGCTCGCCTTCTGCAACGCGCCCCAGATGACCTCCCCCGAGGCCTACATCCAGATGCGGCCGGGGCTCATCGGGGAGTCGGGCGAGGTGACCGACCCCAGCACGGAGGCCTTCCTGCGCGACTGGGTGAGCGAGTTCCACGTCTTCATCACCCGGGTCCACGCGGTGCTGCCGCAGGACTAG
- a CDS encoding phosphatase PAP2 family protein, which translates to MAPRGRTPTRRGAAAALAGLAAAAAVGTVGVHRIAVGTAAGQRWDDRAARVGAPVGDAAAAEATQRLLDTISVASLALLGLGIMLIALMRGRPLLAAGAGVAVLGANVTTQLVKARVDRPDLVAGTGGDPGAFPSGHATVAMSLATALVLVSPPFLRASSALVGWAYAIAVGFAVVALGWHRPSEVLGAYGVAVAWAALVAAALALAGRAGVAAGGDARRARAGGRLAAALGLAFGVVVAVALGRRADLLRVADDRTALTLAGILCAATGALLVGALTRLLGRVPAGPASRRPARGA; encoded by the coding sequence ATGGCACCCCGCGGGCGCACCCCCACCCGGCGCGGCGCGGCGGCCGCCCTCGCCGGCCTCGCCGCGGCGGCGGCCGTCGGCACCGTCGGCGTCCATCGGATCGCCGTCGGCACGGCGGCCGGGCAGCGCTGGGACGACCGCGCCGCCCGCGTCGGCGCGCCGGTCGGCGACGCGGCCGCCGCCGAGGCCACGCAGCGGCTGCTCGACACCATCAGCGTCGCCTCGCTGGCCCTGCTCGGGCTCGGCATCATGCTCATCGCCCTCATGCGCGGCCGGCCCCTGCTGGCGGCCGGGGCGGGGGTCGCGGTGCTGGGCGCCAACGTCACCACCCAGCTCGTCAAGGCGCGGGTCGACCGGCCCGACCTCGTCGCGGGGACCGGCGGCGACCCCGGGGCGTTCCCGAGCGGCCACGCGACGGTCGCGATGTCGCTCGCGACCGCGCTCGTGCTGGTGAGCCCGCCCTTCTTGCGGGCGAGCTCCGCGCTCGTGGGCTGGGCCTACGCGATCGCCGTCGGCTTCGCGGTGGTGGCGCTCGGCTGGCACCGGCCCAGCGAGGTGCTCGGCGCGTACGGGGTGGCCGTGGCGTGGGCGGCCCTCGTGGCGGCCGCGCTGGCGCTGGCCGGGCGCGCGGGCGTCGCGGCCGGTGGCGACGCCCGCCGGGCCCGCGCGGGCGGCCGCCTGGCCGCGGCGCTCGGCCTGGCCTTCGGGGTGGTCGTGGCCGTCGCGCTCGGGCGGCGGGCCGACCTCCTGCGCGTGGCAGACGACCGCACCGCCCTCACGCTGGCGGGCATCCTGTGCGCCGCGACCGGCGCCCTGCTGGTCGGCGCGCTGACGCGACTGCTGGGGCGCGTGCCGGCCGGCCCGGCCAGCCGGCGGCCGGCGCGCGGTGCGTGA
- a CDS encoding peptide chain release factor-like protein yields the protein MTPERVAALLAERGSWDWSRSSGPGGQRRDHAETRAELTLRREHLEGLPERTAARLARALRLDERPLRMTSQAERSRERNRAAVVARLERRVAAALAPAPPPRRPTRPTRASAERRLAAKARRAAVKSARRRPDED from the coding sequence GTGACGCCGGAGCGGGTCGCCGCCCTGCTCGCCGAGCGGGGCTCGTGGGACTGGTCGCGCTCCTCCGGCCCCGGCGGGCAGCGCCGCGACCACGCCGAGACGCGCGCCGAGCTGACGCTGCGCCGGGAGCACCTGGAGGGGCTGCCCGAGCGCACGGCGGCGCGCCTCGCGCGCGCCCTCCGCCTGGACGAGCGGCCCCTGCGCATGACGAGCCAGGCCGAGCGCTCGCGCGAGCGCAATCGCGCGGCGGTGGTGGCGCGCCTCGAGCGGCGGGTCGCCGCGGCCCTCGCCCCCGCCCCGCCCCCCCGCCGGCCCACCCGGCCCACGCGGGCGTCCGCCGAGCGGCGCCTGGCCGCGAAGGCCCGCCGGGCGGCGGTCAAGAGCGCCCGCAGGCGGCCCGACGAGGACTGA
- a CDS encoding DNA polymerase Y family protein has protein sequence MIVAVHIPRLPLLVALLNARRPLDAPVALGPPPGAPQVVGLCTPAAEAQGVRPGLRVGEALARCPGLDLVVADPDAAAEAFERTMARLEASGFAVEPFGLEGAALDARGTLRLHGGLDGVLRRVRAALPVGADGRVGAAPSLFAALQAAREAAPGRALVLEDDEVAAFLASLPVDRLPLEPRLVAALRDLGLRTIGQVAGLPRAAALDRLGFPGLTAWRLARGEAGRALRPRTPPRPLRASVAFPEPVGALPALEAAARLLLGELAGAAQGRGTALRTLTLRARLADGGSWARDLTLREATADAGRLAVAALPRLAEVTGPVAELWIGGDASGSLGGRQLTAVSSPAEERRARAGEAVRQVRAAQGDDALLRVVEIEPWTRLPERRWALAPLEP, from the coding sequence GTGATCGTCGCCGTGCACATCCCGCGGCTCCCCCTGCTCGTCGCGCTGCTCAACGCGCGGCGGCCGCTCGACGCGCCGGTCGCGCTCGGGCCGCCGCCGGGCGCCCCGCAGGTGGTCGGGCTCTGCACCCCCGCCGCCGAGGCGCAGGGCGTGCGGCCCGGCCTGCGGGTGGGCGAGGCGCTCGCGCGCTGCCCCGGGCTCGACCTCGTGGTGGCCGACCCCGACGCGGCGGCCGAGGCCTTCGAGCGCACGATGGCGCGCCTCGAGGCATCGGGGTTCGCGGTGGAGCCGTTCGGCCTCGAGGGGGCGGCGCTCGACGCGCGCGGCACGCTGCGCCTGCACGGGGGCCTCGACGGCGTGCTGCGTCGCGTGCGGGCCGCGCTACCCGTGGGCGCCGACGGCCGGGTGGGCGCCGCCCCGTCGCTCTTCGCCGCCCTGCAGGCCGCCCGCGAGGCCGCGCCGGGGCGGGCGCTGGTGCTCGAGGACGACGAGGTCGCCGCGTTCCTCGCGTCGCTGCCGGTCGACCGGCTGCCGCTCGAGCCGCGCCTCGTGGCGGCGCTGCGCGACCTGGGGCTGCGCACGATCGGGCAGGTGGCCGGGCTGCCGCGGGCGGCCGCGCTCGACCGCCTGGGCTTCCCCGGCCTGACGGCCTGGCGGCTGGCGCGCGGCGAGGCCGGGCGGGCCCTGCGCCCGCGCACCCCGCCCCGCCCGCTGCGGGCGTCGGTCGCCTTCCCCGAGCCGGTCGGCGCCCTGCCGGCGCTCGAGGCCGCCGCCCGGCTGCTGCTGGGCGAGCTGGCGGGCGCCGCGCAGGGGCGCGGGACGGCGCTGCGCACCCTGACGCTGCGCGCGCGCCTGGCCGACGGCGGCTCGTGGGCGCGTGACCTGACGCTCCGCGAGGCCACGGCCGACGCCGGCCGGCTCGCCGTGGCCGCCCTGCCGCGCCTGGCCGAGGTCACCGGGCCGGTCGCGGAGCTGTGGATCGGCGGCGACGCCTCCGGCTCGCTCGGCGGCCGTCAGCTGACGGCCGTGTCCTCCCCCGCCGAGGAGCGCAGGGCGCGGGCGGGCGAGGCCGTGCGCCAGGTGCGCGCCGCCCAGGGCGACGACGCGCTGCTGCGGGTGGTCGAGATCGAGCCGTGGACGCGCCTGCCCGAGCGGCGGTGGGCGCTGGCGCCGCTCGAGCCGTGA
- a CDS encoding DNA topoisomerase 3 — translation MPPLIICEKPSVAQDVAKALLGSKAKRVGDHWEGPDAIVAFAVGHLVEQVDPDKYDERYKKWRYEDLPILPDHFRYQPRDARAGKALKGLHALMKRPDVERIVNACDAGREGELIFKLILETAPKAAREKPVQRAWFSSMTQSAIREAFDSLRDDEAMRPLEAAARARSEADWLVGMNATRAATTKAGSIRKVLSLGRVQTPTLALIVNRDLAIQAFVPEDYWEVEAGFATEGGGRYPGLWHEGSTTRLAAAAPAEAIAAAAAGQPGVIESLETKPHVEQPPLLYDLTTLQREANGRFGFSASRTLSAAQALYDQHKLLTYPRTNSRYLSGDMAGQLKSVASGVGAAAREYADAARYVLGLDRLPLGRVVNDTKVTDHHAIIPTEGDHDLAGLSRDERRVYDMVARRFLAVFHPPARFERTVVETRVGEHLFRSRGKVMIEAGWRAAYGETADAPAGADGAAPSGRAEDEAEQSLPPLEVGQRVACERAEAVAKRTKPPARYSEGTLLRAMETAGKLVEDDEAAEAMKDAGIGTPATRAATIERLVDAGYVERDGRALRATDKGVGLIRMLGDHVLTSPELTGRWEQRLNRIERGEERPEEFRREIDGFTREVVEWFADKERGDLRVERTPIAPCPTPGCGGQIVEYPKSYGCDSYHGKDDPGCGYTLWKQQNGRTITREQALEHIAAGRSSKDLEEEREVIGPCPTPGCGGEIIERTRSYGCTSWKSRSEPGCGYVIWKKVRGQKGEVDAETARGMVARGETNAAPPAAKEPLADCPTPGCGGQIVENSRAYGCTSWKSRKNPGCGFVVWKREKGHEVSREEAVARIEEARAAAARGVATEVAAPTA, via the coding sequence ATGCCGCCACTGATCATCTGCGAGAAGCCGTCCGTCGCCCAGGACGTCGCCAAGGCGCTGCTCGGCTCGAAGGCCAAGCGCGTGGGCGACCACTGGGAGGGCCCGGACGCGATCGTCGCCTTCGCCGTGGGCCACCTGGTGGAGCAGGTCGACCCCGACAAGTACGACGAGCGCTACAAGAAGTGGCGGTACGAGGACCTGCCGATCCTCCCCGACCACTTCCGCTACCAGCCGCGCGACGCCCGGGCCGGCAAGGCCCTCAAGGGGCTGCACGCGCTGATGAAGCGGCCCGACGTGGAGCGCATCGTCAACGCCTGCGACGCCGGGCGCGAGGGCGAGCTCATCTTCAAGCTCATCCTCGAGACCGCGCCGAAGGCGGCGCGCGAGAAGCCCGTCCAGCGCGCCTGGTTCAGCTCCATGACCCAGAGCGCCATCCGCGAGGCGTTCGACTCGCTGCGCGACGACGAGGCCATGCGCCCGCTCGAGGCCGCGGCCCGCGCCCGCAGTGAGGCCGACTGGCTGGTGGGCATGAACGCCACCCGCGCGGCCACCACGAAGGCCGGCTCCATCCGCAAGGTGCTCTCGCTGGGCCGCGTGCAGACGCCGACCCTGGCCCTGATCGTCAACCGCGACCTGGCGATCCAGGCCTTCGTCCCCGAGGACTACTGGGAGGTCGAGGCCGGCTTCGCGACCGAGGGCGGCGGCCGCTACCCGGGCCTGTGGCACGAGGGCTCCACCACGCGCCTGGCCGCGGCCGCGCCGGCCGAGGCCATCGCCGCCGCGGCGGCCGGGCAGCCGGGCGTGATCGAGTCGCTCGAGACCAAGCCGCACGTCGAGCAGCCGCCCCTGCTCTACGACCTCACGACCCTTCAGCGCGAGGCCAACGGGCGCTTCGGCTTCTCGGCCAGCCGCACCCTGAGCGCCGCCCAGGCGCTGTACGACCAGCACAAGCTGCTCACCTATCCGCGCACCAACTCCCGCTACCTGTCCGGCGACATGGCGGGCCAGCTGAAGAGCGTGGCGAGCGGCGTGGGGGCGGCCGCGCGCGAGTACGCCGACGCGGCCCGGTACGTGCTGGGGCTCGACCGGCTCCCGCTCGGCCGGGTGGTCAACGACACGAAGGTCACGGACCACCACGCGATCATCCCGACCGAGGGCGACCACGACCTGGCCGGCCTGAGCCGCGACGAGCGCCGCGTCTACGACATGGTCGCGCGCCGCTTCCTGGCGGTCTTCCACCCGCCGGCGCGCTTCGAGCGCACCGTCGTGGAGACCCGCGTGGGCGAGCACCTGTTCCGCAGCCGGGGCAAGGTGATGATCGAGGCCGGCTGGCGCGCCGCGTACGGCGAGACGGCCGACGCGCCCGCCGGCGCGGACGGCGCCGCGCCGTCCGGCAGGGCGGAGGACGAGGCCGAGCAGTCGCTGCCGCCGCTCGAGGTGGGCCAGCGGGTCGCCTGCGAGCGCGCCGAGGCGGTCGCCAAGCGCACGAAGCCGCCCGCCCGGTACTCGGAGGGCACGCTCCTGCGGGCCATGGAGACCGCCGGCAAGCTGGTGGAGGACGACGAGGCCGCCGAGGCGATGAAGGACGCCGGCATCGGCACGCCGGCGACCCGCGCGGCCACCATCGAGCGCCTGGTCGACGCCGGCTACGTCGAACGCGACGGCCGCGCGCTGCGCGCCACCGACAAGGGCGTCGGCCTCATCCGGATGCTGGGCGACCACGTGCTGACCTCGCCCGAGCTCACCGGGCGCTGGGAGCAGCGGCTCAACCGCATCGAGCGCGGCGAGGAGCGCCCGGAGGAGTTCCGCCGCGAGATCGACGGCTTCACCCGCGAGGTGGTGGAGTGGTTCGCCGACAAGGAGCGCGGCGACCTGCGCGTGGAGCGCACGCCGATCGCCCCCTGCCCCACCCCGGGCTGCGGCGGCCAGATCGTCGAGTACCCGAAGAGCTACGGCTGCGACTCGTACCACGGCAAGGACGACCCGGGCTGCGGCTACACGCTCTGGAAGCAGCAGAACGGCCGCACGATCACCCGCGAGCAGGCGCTGGAGCACATCGCCGCCGGGCGGTCGAGCAAGGACCTCGAGGAGGAGCGCGAGGTCATCGGGCCGTGCCCGACCCCGGGCTGCGGCGGCGAGATCATCGAGCGCACCCGCTCGTACGGGTGCACGAGCTGGAAGAGCCGCTCGGAGCCCGGATGCGGCTACGTGATCTGGAAGAAGGTCCGCGGCCAGAAGGGCGAGGTCGACGCCGAGACCGCCCGCGGGATGGTGGCCCGCGGCGAGACCAACGCGGCACCCCCCGCCGCGAAGGAGCCGCTGGCGGACTGCCCCACCCCCGGGTGCGGCGGCCAGATCGTCGAGAACAGCCGGGCCTACGGCTGCACGAGCTGGAAGAGCCGCAAGAACCCGGGCTGCGGCTTCGTGGTGTGGAAGCGCGAGAAGGGCCACGAGGTGAGCCGCGAGGAGGCGGTCGCCCGCATCGAGGAGGCGCGCGCGGCGGCCGCGCGCGGGGTGGCGACGGAGGTGGCCGCCCCCACGGCGTGA
- a CDS encoding N-acetylmuramoyl-L-alanine amidase family protein, with protein MPAAASAALPRVAVDPGHGGADTGAVGRLPAGTPTGMTPRADAQGRTVLYEKDVNLDIAVRLDAWLRARGARTLMTRTGDLAGGDRPFTTTGADLKARVDMANEAGVELFVSVHNNALGATTSGTETFHYYYSSAAARVLASDVQAAVVAALGLPDRGVKSAGFYVLRHTRMPAILVEGGFLTNPSEALLLASPDVRQRIAEAIGRGVERYAARDVVAPPRLPATIGPWKTKPKRVPAGYRLVKTGRTNPVGRGGWLAVVAGFRQPVVTRARPATIGPWSTRPRSVPAGYRLVKTGRANQVGRGGWLAVLGAGATSR; from the coding sequence GTGCCCGCCGCGGCGTCCGCCGCGCTGCCCCGCGTCGCGGTCGATCCCGGCCACGGCGGCGCCGACACCGGCGCCGTGGGCCGCCTGCCCGCCGGCACGCCCACGGGGATGACGCCGCGGGCCGACGCGCAGGGCCGCACCGTGCTGTACGAGAAGGACGTCAACCTCGACATCGCCGTGCGGCTCGACGCCTGGCTGCGGGCGCGCGGGGCGCGGACCCTCATGACCCGCACGGGGGACCTCGCCGGCGGCGACCGGCCGTTCACCACCACCGGGGCGGACCTGAAGGCGCGGGTGGACATGGCCAACGAGGCCGGCGTGGAGCTGTTCGTGTCGGTGCACAACAACGCGCTCGGCGCCACCACCAGCGGCACCGAGACGTTCCACTACTACTACTCGAGCGCCGCGGCGCGGGTGCTGGCGAGCGACGTGCAGGCGGCCGTGGTGGCCGCGCTGGGCCTGCCGGACCGCGGGGTGAAGAGCGCCGGCTTCTACGTGCTGCGCCACACCCGCATGCCGGCGATCCTCGTGGAGGGCGGCTTCCTGACCAACCCGTCCGAGGCGCTGCTGCTGGCGAGCCCCGACGTGCGCCAGCGCATCGCGGAGGCGATCGGCCGCGGGGTCGAGCGCTACGCGGCCCGGGACGTCGTGGCGCCGCCGCGGCTGCCCGCCACCATCGGCCCCTGGAAGACCAAGCCCAAGCGGGTGCCGGCCGGCTACCGGCTGGTGAAGACCGGCCGCACGAACCCGGTGGGCCGCGGCGGCTGGCTCGCCGTGGTCGCGGGCTTCCGCCAGCCGGTCGTCACGCGCGCCCGCCCGGCGACGATCGGCCCGTGGTCGACGAGGCCCCGGAGCGTCCCGGCCGGCTACCGCCTGGTGAAGACCGGCCGCGCCAACCAGGTCGGCCGCGGCGGGTGGCTGGCCGTGCTGGGGGCGGGGGCGACCTCGCGCTGA